TCTTCAGCTCGACCCAGTTTGAAAGTGAACGGACGGTCCAGTCTCAGCTTCAGCTACCAGACGTCAACAATAAGCCGacttgtcaacaaaaaagaaaaaaaaaaagaaaagccccAGTCCCGAGTGCACTTCAGCCTGTCGCCGGCCCTCCTAACGAGTGAGTACAGCCGGCCATCTTGTACGGGACGCGGGTTTCCAAAAGGGGCACAGCACCCCATTCAGTTCGGCCCCCCCAAGAAAAACGGGTATTAGAAGCGCCGCAGCGGGGCTCCGAGCGCTTATTGCCGTTTTACGCGCGTGCCCCCCGGTGACTCTTCCAGcagccgcgttgcggtgaccaaGAAACGCCCATTTTGAGGCGCTGGACGCCAGGAAATAGTCTACGCCGCCCCCCGTGCCCCGCTCGCTCACGTCTCCGGAGCATAGTCATAGCCCGCGTCGTTGAAAATACGCAGCTGGGAAGCACCGGGGAGCCGAGTTTCACCGCGAACACTTTAGGGGCGCTCGGATACGAAACGTACAACTGGAATATAAGCTTCTCTTTTCTGGGCGCCTTTGTGCTCAAAAACATCCCCGTTGTGACGTCTGGTAGGGGGATGGGAGGCTCGCTCCGCAGAGGGCGGGAAGCAAATGGTGGCTCATTgttctggtagccaggctaagctAATCGTTGCTAACTGTTTGCCCCCCAACACCCCcctgtccgtccatccatccttcCATCCCCCGACGTTTGTTCTTTTCCTGCCCCGACTCCGCGTAGCACCTAACGGGTTGTGGTGCCGCGTAGCTCGGCCCCCTTTGTCCCGTTACTTGTCCCGGGTGCGTAACGTTATACTCcgcgaaaaaaaaatggaacccCCTCGGTTCTTTGTTAGTGACCGGAGGATGGGCCGCTATTTGCCCGCCGACTGAAGCGTTTACGTGACGCTTGTTTGAAAGTAAATATCAACTCAACACTGTAGAAATGAGTATTTTCTGTATGTTTAGAAAAGCTCATATttcggatttttaaaaaattttcactTGAGTTTGTAATTTTAGTATCATTTTGCCACACAATTGTTTGGAGACAAATCTAGGGCGTCTTGTCCAAAGGACAGCTTAGGTGATGGGGCTCAGATATGTCAAAagatgagtaaaaaaaaaaacaaatgttttacttgggaccataagcggattttaagggggggggggccagggggccgaaaagtgtcattgcatgtaattgactttcctatatatataaaagttgtaaagcattaaaactgcaacaaaaatgaatgaaattaacaaaaaaaatattttaataatgggtcaaaactatttttcaaacagatcatgtgactagcaacttagtcatttgcttagcatttaataaaaaaaaaaattacgggagggtaattttatttttcaaatgatttttttctttgattgaaaatatattttttttaatgaagcaacttttttggggattaaatgatttagacacaaatgtcctacccattatACGGCCCGAACACAAaaatgattgcttcaatcaaagaaaactttttttgatgaaaaactgttcaaaagcaaatttttcaatctcaaatatttttttcgcattcaaaaactttttccatgattgaatttttttttttttttggttgaattgatttttcttaggaaaaatagatatttttttgaagcaaattatttttggattgaataataaagacaaaaatgtcctagtcaaaatgtggcccaaacacaaatcaccatgacttcaatcaaaaaagttgcttcaagcaaaaaaaacttgacttcaatcaaaaaaaaaaaaaatcaatcaattatTAaacgggattaaatgatttagacacaaatgtcctacccataatacggcccaaacacaaaaaggattgcttcaatcaaagaacttttttcaatgaaaagctgttcaaatgcaaatttttcaatctcaaatatttttttcgcattcaaaagctgtttccatgattgaaatatttcttgttttttgattgaattgattttttttttttttttgaagcaacttattgtttgattgaataataaagacacaaatatcGCAGCCAAAATGTAACCCTAACACAAATcaccattacttcaatcaaaaaagttgtttcaatcaaaaaaaaaacttgacgtcaatcaaaaaaaattaaaaataaatcaaaaacagaaaaaaagctttcacatgcattttttttgtttgttttttgagtttcatatttatttttgcgttcaaacattttttttttttgattgaagtgacttttttggtttgaaaatatacattttgattgaagcaactttttttggattgaatgataaagacacaaatctaccttcatATGGCTCCACcagggggatacaatttttgacaggggtaactacattggcgcaACACCAGCGGGCGCACCATAtacaattcccctcaagaatgatgggaaacaaaaaatgctaattgtcaacttattattataaatattcttgtaagttaattttgctgacaatgcgtttcggggtcatcgacatgttgtgcccccttgccccaaaagtcgaactccgcctatgcttggGAGAACACAAAAACATCAGTTACCAGTACAAGTGACGTCTTAGTTGACTTGTCACATCACAGGCCGCCACCATGATGCGAAAGGATGTGAACAAGCCCAAAGGGAAGACGTCGGCGTACGCCTTCTTCGTCCAGACGTGTCGAGAGGAGCACCGCAAGAAGAACCCCGAGCAGTCGGTCAACTTTGCCGAGTTCTCCAAGAAGTGCTCGGAGCGGTGGAAGGTAAGCGCCGGCGTAGTGTCGACACTAATCGGCGTTAAACATTTATCTCCCGACAGGGTTTGTCTCCCACCGATAAAAAATGTTTCGAGGACATGGCCAAGGCCGACAAAGTGCGCTACAACAGGGAGATGCGAGACTACGTCCCACCCAAAGGCTTCGGAAAGCGAGGTCGCAAGAGGAAAGACCCCAACGCTCCCAAACGGCCTCCGTGAGTCCACTTCGAAACTGGCTAATCGCCTTCTCACGGTAACCGCGTCCGCTCCCGCAGGTCCGCCTTCTTCGTGTTCTGCAGCGAGTACCGTCCCAGCGTCAAGCAGCAGTACCCCGGCCTCTCCATAGGCGACTGCGCCAAAAAGTTGGGCGAAATGTGGAGCAAGTTGTCACAGTCGGACAAACTGCCGTACGAGGAGAAGGCGCAAAAACTCCGGGAGAAATACGACCGGGTGAGAAGCGCAGGCTAATCAAAGAGCCTTAAATGCGTGCACACCATGGCCACTGGGTGGCAGCACTGCACAGAGAACACTATTAATAGTGACACTATTTTTACAGCAGGGCTTTTAAAACCAAAAGtggtttaattttgccatgtggcatttttttttttttttttgccatgtggcaaaaaacttttgccatgtgtcatttttttttgccatagtcaaaacattttttgccatgtggcagtttttttgccatgtggcattttttggtcatATAGCATTTTCTTGCCATGTAACAAAacactttgccatgtggcaaaaaattttgacatgtggcatttttttcccatgtggcattttttgggtcatatagcatttttttgccatgtggcaaaaatttttgacatgtggcattttttttgcaatgtggcaaaaaacctttgccatgtggcttttttttttttttttgccatgtggcatttttctgccattgcccccaaaaaaattgccatgcggcaaatttttttttgcgccatgtggcattttttttgtgccatgtggcattattttttgccatgtggcatttttttgccatgtatcatatttttttgcccattggaaaaaaaaatttgccatgtggcatttttttgccagcgcTAATTCAAATTAGCACTGCTTAGCATGTGCTTTGTACACACAAGTTATATCAAGCATTGACTGtaatttttgccacatgccaaccgtgtgacattttttttgccatgtggcattttttttgcgatGCGACAAAAATTACAGTCAATGTTTGATATAACGTGTGTACAAAGCACATGCTAAGCAGTGCTAATTTGAATTAGCGCTTGAATGGCATATTCCATTGTATATTAGCATCGAGCTAGTGATTACGGACGgaaaatcaaatgtatttgGTATATAAATCATCAGTGTGTGTTATTTTCCTTGTTGTGTTTGGTCGATGTTGCTGTTGACTTCAACTGAAATAGAGTAAACTTCttgattttttcaaaaatatatagaaATAAACTTAAGTTCACTTTACATGTTGCCCTGACAGGATATGGTGGCATATCGGGGCGGCGGCTCGTTCACCAGGAATCCCGGTTCCTCTGCTCAGGGCGGCGAGGAAGAGGAGGACGACGAAGGCGAGGAGGACGACGAAGAGGAGGAGGATGATGAGTAGGGAcccatatatgtgtgtgtgtgtgtgtgtgtgtgtgtatgtatgtgtgtgtgagcgcAAGTGCAAGAGGAGAAGAGGTTAAAGTCCAATATCAAACATTTTTgcgttattgtatttttttaaacgacACGTCTCCGAGCTGCTGATTGGCTCATAAAGCGGCAGGGACGACGCTTCAAAAGAGCCAATCAGAGGCACTTGTGTTTCCTCGGTCACAGCCAAACCCCCCCAATAGGCTGACACCTTTTTTATCATTTTAATGACTTGAGTTCTCAAAAGCACCTTGCTTCCCGCGTGGTGGGTCCCAGATGTGACCAAAACACTCTGGATGTGCGAATGCGAGCGTGAGAGAAGGTGAGAAAGACGAGGTCCGAGGAGGAGGTTACTAGAGCCCCCACCCGCCGCCACTGTTGCCATGGTTACCCCTACACCAGCCCCCTCAGCCAAGCTTACCTGTATGTTGCCATGGAGACCCTGGACTCTTCATTgtcatgttttattttgtatttttttttgttcacagTCAACGTAGAAACaacttttataataaaaccagAGAGGAAAACGCACACGgctgtttttttactgtttgataATTGCCCGCGGTTTCTTGAAAAGTactgtttatgttttttttcgtgAGCGCATTTGAACACAGCATGCGAGGGTGAGGGCACGCTTGGCTTTTACGAGCGttcgccgagttgtgattgaaatgaaACTTTGCTTGATGACAGCCatgagagcaagagagagagagtttacTGCTACACTCAAGTTGGGTTGATGAATCAATAATTTCACCAAATATCGAGAGTTTgactgtcttttgtgttgttagatccagtgtgcgtcCGTCAGAGgtaagtaaatgaagccaattgcattgtttgtatttgtggttgatgagacgttaccacTTAGCGcttagctagttagcgattaggCTAATCAGTGTCCTAAGCGTCAGTTTGTGTTGTGTTTTGGAAAAGCATATTGGCGCTtgagtttagtgctgcaacgattaatcgataaactcgagtattcgatgagggaaaaaaagatccgaattaaattttgctgcttcgagtattcgtttaattaaagagtGGTTGTAACGGTTCATTTTGAAAgtgcttgcatttagttttattgatttgggtggatacactgccctctggtctgcctcatttcacatggggggaatctagctgctccctgttaagaccaacataagcaaagtttttgtttgatctaatgttttttttatgcattcgtaatttagtttataagtatatttagctgttgtttttgttaaaaaaaaaaaaaaaagttagcattttatagcatttaagctagctgacttttgctatgaaagttagccaattgtccttttgtagctcaacaaaacctcaactcaggtattttaatttttcatgttccttatccgattactcgattattcgaactaagtagttcatcaattaattgactactaaaataattgatagctgcagccctacttgagttattgttaaatAGTAAAGTTGATAGTAAATTTCTTTTTGTTAAAaatccacacacataaacccaatCATATAAGGTCTCAACACAaaatcccattcaaactgtaaattgtcatacaagagagtgtgctttgtaattgggttttgtcttcattgttacttacaacatgtctAAAAAACGTTGTTAAACTGTGAAggttaattgaaaaaagtgacatctatccgattaattgatgagacattactacttgtcacggagcgctaagctagttagcgattaggCTAATAAGTGTCCATATTAGCACTTGTGTTATTGTTAAATGGTAAAGTTGATAGTACAtttctttttgtaaataaaccacacacataaatccATGCATATAACATCTTAGAGTCTcatcacaaactcccattcaaactgtaaattgtcatacaagagagtatgctttgaaattggattttgccGTCATTGTTACGAACAACATCCCTAAAACAAACTGAagataattgaaaaaagtgacatctaTCTGATtaatcaataataaaaataactgtTAGTTTCAGCCCTAATTGAAATAAACCTTTGCTTGATGCCAGAgccattagagcaagagagagagagttcactgctacactcaggttgggttgctgaatcaataatactaCGAAATGTCGAGAGTTTGATTGTCTTCTGTGTTGTTAGATCTAGTGTGTGtccatcagaggtgagtaaatgaagtcaattgcattgtttttaggctttgttgatgagatgttAGTACTTATCATGCTAGTTAGCGATTAGGCTAATCAGTGTCCTAAGCGTCAGTTTGtattgttttggagaagcatatcagCACTTGAGTTGTCAaatatttctttttatatataaaaaaaaactaggcctgcagctatcaattattttagtagtcgattaatcgatgaactagttagttcgaataattgagtaatcggataaggaacacaaaaaattaaaatacctgacttgagcctcaaacggcataaaaaaattaataaatgaggatatatgtgcaacaaaagaacaactgactaacttacatagcaaaagcctgctagtttaaatgctataaaattttacaatactcttaactaatagtttaaacacatattcccacaaaaaacggctaaatataccttcaaactaaattacgaatgcgttaaaaaaatattaccgcaaacaaaaacttagcttatgttggtctgaacagggagcagctggattcagccatgtgaaatgaggcagacaagagggccgtgtatccacttaaatcaataaaactaaatgcaagcactttcaaaacaaaccattactacaccactttaattaaacgaatagtcGAGGCAGCaaatttgagtatttttttacaaatcgaatacttgagtatatcgattcatcgttgcagcactaaaaaaaaaacacataaatccATTCATATCACAAACTGTCATACAAGGGAGTGTGCTTTGTAATTGGATTTTGTCTTcaatgttacttacaacatgcctaaaacaacttgcaGTTAAACTGattgtaattgaaaaaagtgacatttatccgattaatcgttgtattggtcgattaatcgattataaaaaataatcgttagttgcagcgttAATCTGCGTATTGCCTTGTTGGCCGaaacaaacactgaacaaagatggcAGCGACACGTGATAAACTCTTAAGAGCCACAGAGTGGACAAAGTCGTCGGCAAAAGTCACACTTTATTCAAGCGAAAGACTGTCACACAGTGCAAACGTCACAATACATGTAGTGGACTAAattaatacagtgattacatcaTCGAGCAGTCATTCACAATCTTCATTCCTTCCGCTTACGCCACCGCGGATGAGATAATTCAAAGGTTGAACTTCGACAGGTTTGACCTCCCCGAAATGTGTGCTAGTGTTCCGACTCCGCCCCTTCTTAATAAGCTACCTCTTGATTAGCTACAACTGATTGTcaaagttttattgctttaattgGCTTCACAGCAGCTGGTCAATAAAGTTTGATTTCAACATACGCTACAGCAGCAGCTCACTGGTTTAAACGTTAGCACCGAAGAAGGGGGAAGACGCCTTTGGCATTCTCGGACCCGCGACCCTGAGATTGGCGTTGTTTTGACAACGTTGTAGTAGTGCGTGCGTTAGTGCTCGTTGGGCATGTGTCGGATGGTGTGGAAGATCCAGTCCATCTTGGTACTCCAGCCTCCGTGATGAGCGTCATTCATCTGTTTGCTGAAGTACTCTAGCGCCTCCTGCTGGCTTTTTTCTACCccgaccccccccaaaaaatatcaaCGTTGTATAGCATACTACGATAGAGTATTGGGTGAAaacaaagtacagtggggcaaataagtatttagtcaaccaccaattgtgcaagttctcttacttgaaaagattacagaggcctgtaattgtcaaccatgagacagaatgtggggaaaaaaactgaaaatcacattgtttgatttaaaaaaaaaaaaaaaataaaaattagagtggaaaataagtatttggtcacccacaaacaagcaagatttctggctgtcagagaggtctaacgaggctccactcgttacctttattaatggcacctgttttaactcattatcggtataaaagacacctgtccacaagctcagtcagtcacactccaaa
This sequence is a window from Corythoichthys intestinalis isolate RoL2023-P3 chromosome 13, ASM3026506v1, whole genome shotgun sequence. Protein-coding genes within it:
- the hmgb2b gene encoding high mobility group protein B2b; translation: MMRKDVNKPKGKTSAYAFFVQTCREEHRKKNPEQSVNFAEFSKKCSERWKGLSPTDKKCFEDMAKADKVRYNREMRDYVPPKGFGKRGRKRKDPNAPKRPPSAFFVFCSEYRPSVKQQYPGLSIGDCAKKLGEMWSKLSQSDKLPYEEKAQKLREKYDRDMVAYRGGGSFTRNPGSSAQGGEEEEDDEGEEDDEEEEDDE